In Candidatus Devosia phytovorans, the DNA window GCCTATGCGCTTTCCCAGCTCCGTTTCCCGGGCCGCAATGTCATCTGGTATCTGATCCTCGCCAGTTTCATGGTCCCGATCTCGGCGCTGATCATCAACCACTATGTTTTGATGGCGCAGTTCTCGCTGATCAACTCGTGGTTCGGGGTAATCCTGCCGCAGCTGCTGCATCCGGTGGTGATCATCGTCTACAAGAACTTCTTCGACAGCGTGCCCAAGGAATATCGCGAAGCCGCCAAGATGGATTCGGCGAGCGAATGGCGGATCTTTTCCCGCATCTACCTCCCGATGAACTGGGGTATCACGACGGCCCTGGCCATCGTCACCTTCATTGGCGCCTGGAACAATTTCATGTGGCCATTCCTCGCCGTCTCCAAGCCCGAGATGATGAATGTCGCGGTGGGCATCACCCAGGTGAACGATGCCTTTGGTGTGCAATATGCGCGTGAACTCGCCGGCGCCATCATGGCGGCGCTGCTGGTGGCGGTGCTCTATCTGATCTTCCAGAAGCGGGTGACGCAGGCGATCATGCTGTCGGCCGGCGTCAAGGGTTAGCCAGAGCTCATCTGCGGAGGGGCGCGGCGGGGTGACCTGCCGCGACCCTTTGCTTTTGTCGGACAGGCATTACCGGTAAGTTGTTCAGCCGGCTGGATTTTGCGATCAATCTGCAACCGGCTCTTTACCGGTTGGCCGGTATATCGGGGTCTGGATAGTCCAGACCGGGGTTGCAGCTTGTTCCAGGCAATTCGCACGATCGCACTTGCCGTCATCCTGTTTGGGCTGATCCTGTTCGTGCCACCGCTCAACACCATGCTCTACCAGGGCGTGCAGACTATCCGGGACGTGTTCGATCAGAGGCCCGAACGGCGGATCCTGTTCATCGGCAACAGCCGGACCTTCTACAACAACATGCCGCAGACGGTGCTGCGCATGGTCGAGGGCGCCGGCGGACCGGACAAGCTGCATGTGGAAATGTATGCCAAGTCGGGGGTGAGCCTCGAAACGCATTGGGCCGATCCACAGGTGCAGGCGCTGCTGGCCGAACGCTGGGACGACGTGATCATCCAGGCGCAAAGCACCGGGCAATATAGCGCCGAACATTCTGGCCAACTGTGGCAGACGGCGACCAAGTTCATCGACGCGGCGCGGGCGGCGGGGGCGGAGCCGGCGATGTTCGTGACCTGGCGCTATACGGCACTTTGCCCGCCGGGGCAGGGCATGCCGCAGGCGGCCAAGAGCCTCGACCCGGCCGGCTATGCCAATATGCACCGCAATATCCAGATTCAGCATGCGCGGCTGGCCGAAGAGACGGGCGTGGCGCTGGTCAATGTCGGGCAGTTCTGGGAAGGGCTGCAGGGCGAGACGGGCGTTTTCCATCTCTACGATGACTGCAACCACCCATCGGCCTATGGCAGCTATCTGTCGGCGCTGATGTTTTACAACTATTTCACCGGCGGGACGGTGGGTGATGTCGGCTACCGGCCGGACGCCGTACCGCCCGACCAGGCCTGGTATATCCGTGGGCTGGTCTCCAACTATCTCGGCGAGAGCGCCGGCAGCTGATCGGTCAGGAGGGCTGGCTCAACGGCTGCGGGCTGGCCAGCGAACGCTTGCGCTGCCTGAGATGGCGGGCGACGAGGGCGGGAATGCCCAGCGACAGGACGCCCAGGAGCAGGATGGCATTGGCGCTCCAGGGCTCGAGCACCTGCGGGTCGACCAGCAAATAAAAGATATAGACCGTCGCGATGTGGAAGGTGAAGACGGACAGCGAATGCTGGCCGATGAGCACCAGCGGGCCCCAGCGCAGCAGGCGATCGAGCGCGACGCCCAGCACCTGCATGGTGCGATAGGGCGAGGTGGGGCCGACGACGAGCAGCCAGGTGGTGACGAAGGCGGCGGCGAGGAAATTGAGCAGGGCCAGGAAGCCGAGGCCGTGCTTGCTGATCAGCCAGCCAAAGATTGCGACGTGGTCGGTCAGCACGCCGCGCAGATAAAGCGTCAGAACCAGCATCAGGCCAGCGATCAGCAGGATGGAGAGCAGGAGGAGCGGGGCGAAGCGCGGGTGGCGCAGCACGGAGAGGTCGAACTCACCGCGCACATAGGCCGCGCCGAACAGCAGGCCGGAGAAATAGAGCGCCGACCAGGACAGACGATTGAGGTGGAGGCCAAGGTCGATCTGGCGGGCATCGAGCTGGAAGGCGATTTCGAGGCTGTCCCAAGTCCATTCGAGTAGACCGGCCTGTCCGGCCAGCCAGGCCAGGGCAACCAGCGCGATAACGAGCCAGCGCTGGCCACTGGTGATGGCGGAGAGGGCCGCTGGGGTGAGGAGAAGAAAGAGGACATACATGGGCAGGATGTCGAGGCACCAGCCGCCGGCCAGCATCAGCATGGACAGGACGCCGAACAGGAGTGGCGCATTGCCATAGCGCTCGAAGATCCAGAGCGGCTTGTCGCCATGCAGCGCCAGCGTCGCAATGATGGTGACGAGGATAACCAGCATGGCGTGGTGGCGGAACACCAGCAGAGCGCGGGAGAACAGCGCGGACTTGCGATGGGTGTGGGCCGGATCGATCCAGCCGCGGGTATAGACCAGACCAACTGTCAGTCCCGACAGGAAGACAAAAGCGCTGGCAGCGTCATTGAGCAGGGCAGATTTGAAGACCAGACCATGCGTGATGCCCAACGGAAGCTGAGAGCCCAGATGGCTCAACATCATGCTGATCAACATCAGTCCGCGCAGGCCATCCAGCTGCAAGTAACGCATTGTGCCCCAAAATCATTAAAAACGATCAAAGTAGAAAAACCGCCGCATAGTACGACGTTACTTGTTACCGAAACCATCATGATTGAATTATTGGGTTTACGTCTGTTAACGACGTCTGAGGCTCCGGGCCTGGGAGCGACTGGGGCTGATAGTGCGGGCGGCGGGGATCGAACCCGCACGGCTAGCGCCGAGGGATTTTAAGTCTGCTATAACAGCGATTTTCTTCGGGTTTGTAAGGATTCACTGTGACAGCGCCTTGGCACAATCCTGGCACTGTAGGAGTGCGCATCCAGCAGACAGAACCTACTTCAGTTCCGACATGCTCGCCGAAAGGAATGCGCGTCCAGTGTCCGTCATCGTCAAGGCACGTCTACGACGATCTGTTCCAAACGCGATGTGCACGTAGTTGTGCCCACCGTTCATCTCTTTATGACCCTCTGCCCAGTAGGCAACATTGCGGGAGGCGGTGCCCGACTGAAGTCCTACAGATTGCTCCACGTCCTTCACGGAGATCTCTCTCTCTCCGATTTCCGCCTCTGAAATTTCGATTAGGGTCAGAACAGTCGAGACCTGCATTTTGGGGTCTATCGCCGAGAAGTGCTTGAGCATTGCTCTGGCTCGCTTGAGCGCTTGGCGATCGGTCGTAGTCAATTGCATGCTCCTAGCCCGATGTCCCGGCTTGTGACATTTACGTCAAGTTATGGATCGTTGGTGAGGGCTGCGGGGGTCGAACCCGCACGGCCAAGGCCGAGGCATTTTAAGTGCCTTGCGTCTACCAGTTTCGCCAAGCCCTCTTAAGGTGTGCCATAGCACATTACTCTCGATACCGAGAGATTTACGTAGTTGCAGCAATGATTGAGGAGTTTTACCCTGCAATAACAGCGGGTTATTTTTTGCGATGGGGAGAAATAACAAGCCGTCCCGGTGAAAGCAACGCTTTCTCACAGAGCCTTTTCAAGATGGCAGCAATCGGAAAACTTCAAATTCATCATAAGTCATTGTAATTATTGGATTTCTTTTGACTTGCGCACTCTATGTCCGTCGCGTCTACCATTCCACCACGCCCGCTTGGCTTGGTGACCCGTGTTTGTCACAAGGCGGACGACAAAACAATTATTGCGCAGCGATTCTGCACCGGAGGCGAAATGATCGAGCGGGTTGAAACCGGAATTGCGCCTTCGTCGGCGCCCATCAATGATGCGGTGAAGGCGGACAAGCATCTGTGGCTGGTGGCCATTGCCGAGGATCCGGTAAGCGGGGAGATTGTCGGCGGCGGGATCGAGGCGCAGGCGCGGCGTTGTATCGAAAACCTCGAGATCGCCTGCAAGGCGGCGGGCGGCAGCCTGCGTAACCTGGTGATGGTGCAGATCTTTCTCGTCGATCGCGCCGATGCGGCCGGGATGAATGCGGTCTATCGCGAATTTTTCACCGAACAACCCTTTCCGGTACGGGCCACGGTGGTGGTCAAGGAACTGCTGGCCGAGGGACTGCTCATCGAAATGACTGCAACGGCCGTATTGGACTGATCATGCTGCTCAAGATGGACCTGCTCGAACAAATCAAGGCGGGCGACGTGGACCTGGTGTTTCGCCGCTGGAGCCGGCCATCGGTGAAGGCCGGAGGGACGCTCAAGACCAAGGTGGGGCTGTTGTCGATCGGGACGATCACCGACATGGACCCGGATGATGTCAGCGAAGCCGACGCGAAACGCGCCGGCTTCCGGGATGTGGCCGACTTCCGCAAGTGGCTCGACACGATGAAGCCGGGCCATCTGTTCCAGCGGATTGAAGTCAGCTATCTCGGCGAGGGCTAGAGCCCGGCCATCAATGGCTTGAAATCGCGCTGATAGATGGCGGCGATGAAGCCCAAGTAGAGATCCTGCAGGTCGACGATGTCAGACTCATAGTTTTCCATGGTCACGATCAGGGTCGGGAGTGCACCGGCGTCGCCACCGGCCGGAATGATGGTGACCTTGGGTTCAGGCACGTCCATGCGGAAATCTGCGAGGCGTTCGACGATGATTTCGCCGGCCTGTTCGGCAAGCTCGGGGCTGCCGTAGGGCATGGCGATGTGCAGTGCTGCGGTTTCCTGGCCCCGCGTCAGGCCGATGATGGCGAGAGGAAAGGCGAGCAGGGGATCGACGCCGGCGTCGTGATTCTTGGTCTTGCCGCTGGCTTCAGGCTCGAATGTCGGCAGGGAGTCGGTGAAGGCAAAGAGTGTCCAGCCGGAGGCCAGTTCGAGCGTGGCCCCGTCTTCGGAGACCTGCTGCATACCGCGGAGCGTGTCAGCCCATACCTTGGTAAAGGCGGGCTCGTCATGCATGACGAGAAGGCTCTGATTGATCAGCGGCCAACTGCCGGTACGCATGACATAGTCGGGGGCAACGGCAAGACGCTGGGCCTTGCCCATGCCGGAGCCGAGCGGATCGGGTTCACTGGCGGCGAGATCGATCGCATTGTCCTCGCCACGAGCATAAATGGTGATTTCGCCATCTTCACTGTCGGTGAAATCGCGGGCGAGGAGCGCGTCATGAGCGCCATCTGCAAAGCCGGGTTCGCCAAAGATGACGGTGGTGTTTTCCGGTGCGGCACCCAAGGTGATGACGCCGGTGGCCCTGCCGAAATCGATGCCTGTCGCGGGGTCCAGCTTGCTGTCGATCAGGGCGGCAGCCAGATCCAGATCGTCGATCACGCCGAAGGTGTTGGGATCGGCATTGGAGAAGCCGAGGGACGGGGCGAGGTAGTCGAAGGCCTTGGGTTGCTCGATGGCGCCCGGCATCAGGCCGATGGCCTTGAAGATGTCGTCGAAGGCATAAGCGGGCGAGACGAGCGTCATGCCGGCAAGAAGAGTGAGGCTCGACAGGGCTGAAAAGCGCATGGGGGAAATCCGATTGATGAAATATGGCAGGAGTTTAGAGGTCGTCGCCCTGCATGGCCAAGACCGAGAACATCTGCAGGACCTGGCGAGATTCCTCGACGCCGGTATCGGCCGTGATGGTGACGACGGAGACGGAATAGCCGTCGCGCTCGATGGTGTCGGTTTCCAGTGTGCCCAGACCCTCCGAGGTCGTGCGGGCCGTTTCGAGAACGGTTTCGATGGTAGCTTCCGCCTCGGCAAGCGGCGCCTCGAAGACCATTATAGTGCGCATGATCGGCTGGTCCTGCTGCAGTTCGAGGCTGAAGATGGCGGCGCGGTAGGAGACGAGCCCACTCATGACCATGACCTCGCGGGCCATGGGATCCTGCCAGCCGACGGCGCCGTCGAGGTGATTGTCGCCCTTGCGTTCGGCGAGGATGTCGAAAGCGGTGCGCCAGGGATTGGGTGATTTCGGCTTGGCATCGCGATGGGCCAGCACTTTTTCCATGGTGGGCCAGTTGCGGGTGATGATCAGGTCGTCACCGGGATTGGCGAGGCGCTGGGCCATGCCCATGCCGTAGCCGAAGGCGTCCTTTTCGCTGAACAGGTCGAAGTCGGCCGAATTGTCGGCGCCGCGGGCATAGACGGGGATGTCGCCCAGCATGTGACGGTCGAAGGCGCGGGCGGAAATGGCGGCGACATGGTCGTCGGAATAGCCGGGTTCGCCGTGCAGGATGGTGATGGTTTCAGGCGCCAGGCCCAGGGTGATGGAACTGGTGACCTTGCTGAAATCAACGCCGGTGACAGGATCGACGCCTTTCGTGTTCAGCAGGGCGTCGGCCAGCTCGATCTCCATCATGGGGAGCGGCATGCCGGACTCGGGGCCGAAGCCGCCCAGAGGGGCGTTGTATTCGAAAGCGATCGGGTCGGTGGATTGATTGAAAAGGGAAGCGTAGCGGCGCAGGTCGTCGACGGCGAAGGCGGGGGAGGCGAGGCTGAAGGCAAGGGCGGCGGCAAGGAAATAACGCATGCGGTATCCGTAGATCACTATTGGGCGGCGGGTTCGACGATCGTGACCATGCCGATACTATGGGGGGCGACCTCTTCGACAGCGATGGAGGCCGTAGCGCCGGGCATGAGCGAGCTGCCGTGATGCTGCGTGAGTGCTGTTGCGTTCTGCTCGGCTGCCGCGGCGTCGTCATAGGGGGAGGCGACGATCGTGGTGGTGCCCGTCGCGCCGGGGGCCAGCGTGAGCATGCTCACGGGCGACTTGGGCGTCGAGGCAGGTTGGGCGAGGGAGACATTCTGGGCACCCATGATGGAGGCCGGCGCCTTGCCCTGCAGAACCCTGAGGGTGCCTTCCAGCGTTGCAGACCACAGACTGGGTTCGTCGGGTGGGGTGGCCATGGCCGAGAGCACGGCTTCCATCCTGGGCCAACTCGATGTGTGGACCACCGTGGTATCGGAAATTGCCAGGCGCTGGGCGCGCCCGAGCGGGGCGCTGAAGGGGTCGGGGTCGTCGACTGCGAGGCGTACATGGCCATCCTCGCGGAGACCGAACACGGTCCAGCCAGCGATGTCGCGCTTTTCGAACTCCCGCCTTTGCAGGGTGTTTGGGGCGCTGCCGGCGAAGCCGGGCGCGCCAAAGAGGACGGTTACGCGGTCCGCCAGATGGCCGAAGCTGAGGATGCCCGTCACCTGCGAGAAATCGATACCGGAGATTGGATCGTCCTGCTTGAGCGCCAGGGCGTTGATCAGGTTCTGTTCGACCATGGACTGCATGACCTCGGCATGGCCGATGAAGCCGGGTGGAGCGGCAGAGACATAGAGCAGGACGGCAGAGCGTTCGGAGGTCAGCGGAACGGCCGCGATGGCGCTGGTCAGCTCGTCGGTGGTCTGGGCCAGGGCAGGCTGAACCAGCAGTGTGGCGGCAAGAAATAGACGGCCTGCAAAATGCTTCATGAAAATATCCCCGGTCGAAAAGTAGCCCAGAGGTTGTGTCACTAAAAAGGCGTCGGGGCGATGAAGGTCATGAATTCATTGGTCGTTGGGTGGGTGAGGCCCAATTCGGCGGCGTGGAGCTGGAGACGATCGGCGGCGGCGAAGGTTTCGGGGTCGGCATAAAAGGCATCGCCCAGAATCACATGGCCGATGGCCTTCATGTGAACCCGCAACTGATGGGTGCGGCCGGTGAGGGGGTGGAGGCGGACGCGGGTGGCATTGGCTTCGCGTTCGAGCACGGTCCATTCGGTCTGGGAGGGGCGGCCGTTTTCATGGTCGACGCGCTGGCGGGGCTTGTTCTCCCAATCGGTGGCGAGGGGCAGGTCGACGAGACCTGTGTCGGCTTCGATGATGCCGGCGACGCGGGCGATATAGGCCTTGGTGGTCTTGCGGTGTTCGAACTGGCTGCCGATGCGGCCATGGGCGCGCTTGTTGAGCGCGAGGACGAGGACGCCGGAGGTGTCCTTGTCGAGGCGGTGGCACATGCCGGCGGTGGGCCAGGTCTGGCGGGCGCGATGTTCGACGCAGTCCCAGAGGGACGGATCCTTGCCGGGAACGCTCAACAGGCCACTCTGCTTGTCGACGACGAGGATGTCGTCATCGACGTGAAGAACGTTGAGATAGGGCTCAAGCGGCGGGAAATAGTCTTTGAGCGTGGGCATGGGTCCGGACATGGGTGCCATCTAGCAGAGATGAACGGACACGTGAACGCGAATTCATGGAACGGGTCGAGTCGGCGATCGTTGATCTGGCAGAACAAACAGAGGAGTTTGAAATGCATAAGGATCAGGTTGAAGGTGCTGGCAAGCAGGTCAAGGGCGCTGTGAAAGACGCTGCAGGCGGGCTGACTGGCAATGAACGACTGCAGGCCGAAGGCAAGCTCGACAAGGCCGAAGGCAAGCTGCAGCAGAAGGTCGGCGACGTGAAGGACAAGGCTCGGGATTCCCTGAAGCACTAGCGCCAGTCGCGATTAGAAAATAGGGCCGTCCTTCGGGGCGGCCTTTTTGTTTGTGGGTGGATGGGTCGCTACCTGGCCACTGTCAGAGGGTGCTCTGGTCTGTGACAGCTGAGACGCCTATGGTCGCCGCATGGAAACGGCAATTTTCAATACGGCGCTGGGCGAATTCGGCATTGGCTGGACCGATGCGGGGATCGCGCGACTGCAATTGCCAGGCATGGAGCGGGATGCGCTGCTGGAGCGGATCAATCGCGATGGGGCGCAGGGCGGTTGGCCAACGCGTGCGGTCGAAGCGATGATCAACCGGATCGAGGATTATGCCGAGGGCGCTGAGGCGGATTTTGCCGATGTGGCGCTGGATTTGACCGGTGTCTCGGAGTTCCACCGGCGAGCCTATGACCTGCTGGTGCAGATCGGCTGGGGCGAAACGACCACCTATGGTGCCATGGCGCGGCAATTGGGCGATGTTGGCCTGTCGCGCGCGGTGGGGGCAGCGATGGGGGCCAATCCGGTCCCGCTGATCATTCCATGCCATCGCGTTCTGGCGAGTGACGGCAAGCCGGGCGGGTTTTCGGCACCGGGCGGGGCGGAATCGAAGATGCGCATGCTGGCGCTGGAGGGCGTGCGCATCGGTACGCCGGCCGGGCAGATGACATTCGGGTTTTAGGAGCAGGGCATGGCGTTTGCGTTCAGGCAGCAAGGCGGGATTGGAGAGCAGGTGCGCAAGATTGCGCGCAAGCAGATCGAGCGGGCGCTGGAGGAATGCGACGCCCAGGATGCCGATTTTGACAGGACGGTGCATGGGCTGCGGCGGCGTTGCAAGCGGCTGCGCGGACTGGTGCAGCTGATTGCGCCACATTTCAAGAAAAGCAAAGCTGAGGACAAGGCGTTTCGCGATGCGGCCAAGGGGCTGGCCGGGACGCGGGATGCCACTGTCATGGTGGAGACATTTGCCGCGCTGGTCGAACACGATCGCGGCCATGGCGGCATCATCGAGCATGACGGGCGGATGCTGGACTGGTTGAAAGACCAGGTGGGGACGCCGCCCGATGCCGATGAGCAGGCCGACATCCTTCAGGCCTTTGCCAAAGTGTTCAGGAAGGCGCGGAAGCGCGCCAGGGATTGGGACATTTCCGGGCACGGTTTTGCGCGGATCGGGGATGGGCTGGAGCAGACCTATCGGCAGATGCGACGCGACATGGCCGCGGCGCAGGACGAGGGGACGGCGGAAACGATGCATGAGTGGCGCAAGCAGGTCAAATATCACTGGCACCATGTGAGCCTGTTTCAGAACACAGCGCCGGACCTGTTGACGCCGCGCCGGCAGGTGCTCGACAAGCTGGGTGAATATCTGGGTGACCACCACAATCTCGCCGTGCTGGGTGACCTGTTGCGGCAGCATGAGGAGGCGGCCAGCAAGAGCGATCTGATCCTCGTGCGCAAGGCGATCGCCGAGCGGCAGGCAGGATTGGCGAAAGATGCCTTTGCGCTGGGACGACAATTGACGGCAGAAAAGCCCGGAACGCTGCGCGAGCGGTTTGCGCAATACTGGCTGCTGCTTCCAAAGAAGGATTGACGATGGCGCAGGAAATCGAGCGCAAATTTCTGGTGAGTTCGGACGGCTGGAAGCGGGGTGTGGCGAGCAGCGAGCTGTTGCGGCAGGGCTATCTGTCGTCCAATGCCAAGGCGACGGTGCGGGTGCGGACCAAGGACGATGCCGAGGCCTATGTCACCATCAAGGGGGCGACCAGCGGCATGTCGCGGGCGGAATATGAATATGCCGTTCCGGTGGATGATGCGCGCGAAATGCTGGTGATGGCGGCGCCGCATGTGGTGGAGAAACGCCGGCATATCGTGCCGTTCGGCGGGCTGACCTGGGAAGTGGACGTTTTCGAGGGACGCCACGCCGGGCTGGTGATGGCGGAAGTGGAGCTCGAGGCCGAGGACCAAGCGGTGGAACTGCCGGAATGGATCGGCAGGGAAGTGACCGAGGACGACCGCTATTTCAACGCCAGCCTGTCGCGGGCCGATGGGCCGCCGGATTGAACAGTGCGTTCAGCCGGCGAATTGATCCAGGTCATTGATCGGCCGTGCTTCTGATCCCAGATGCAAGGGATTGATAGGAGCATAAAATGTCCAAGGATTTTGACGGCAAGGTTGCCTTTGTTACGGGTGGTGCATCCGGTATCGGTGAGGCCGTGTCCAAGCAGCTGGCGGCGCGCGGCGCCAAGGTGGTCGTGGCTGACCTCAAGCTCGACGCGGCGGAAAAGACTGTAGCCGAAATCAAGGCGGCCGGCGGCGAAGCCGCGGCGGTGGCAGTTGACGTGTCCAAGATCGACCAGGTCGAAAAGGCCGTGCAGTTTACGGTCGACACCTTCGGCAAGCTCGACGTTGCAGTCAACAATGCCGGCATCGGTGGCAAGGCGGCCAAGGCGGGCGACTATACGTTCGAAGACTGGCAAAAGGTCATCGACGTCAACCTGAACTCGGTCTTTTATTCGATGAAGTACGAGCTGGCCGCGATGCAGAAATCTGGCGGCGGCGCCATCGTCAACATGGCTTCTATCCTGGGCACCAATGGCTTCGCCAATGCGCCAGCCTATGTCGCGGCCAAGCATGGTGTGGTGGGCCTGACCAAGGCTGCCGCCATCGACTATGCCAAGGAAGGCATTCGCGTAACTGCGGTCGGACCTGGATTTATCGAGACGCCGCTACTTGGTTCGGCGACACAAAAAGAGGTGTTCGACGGGTTGAAGGCCCTGCATCCGGTTGGCCGCCTGGGGCAGCCGGACGAAGTGGCGGCGCTGACGCTGTTCCTGTTGTCAGATGCTGCCAGTTTTATCACCGGGTCCTATCACCTGGTGGATGGCGGATACGCTGCTCAGTAGAATTTTTTGAAAGGGCGGCTCTCGGGCCGCCCTTTTCTTTCGGAGGTCAAGTGACTGGTCGGGACGCCGCCGGTGGCGTATGGGCAGGGCAAGATTTTGCGCAGCCCATGAAGGAAGATGACCATGTTGATCTCGGCAGAGGATTTCGAGGCGATCGTTGCGGGGCGCGTGGACACGGCGTTTCGGCGCTGGGTGCGGCCGACGGTCAAGGCGGGCGGGACGCTGACGACGGCGGATGGTGTGCTGGCCATTGAGGCGGTGGATGTGGTTGCCCTCAATGGCGTGGCCGAAGAAGACCTGGCTCGGGCCGGCTTTGGCGGGCGCGACGAACTCAATGCCATGATGGCTGGCCGCGAAGGTACGCTCTACCGCATTCGCCTGCGCTATGTGGGCGAGGACCCGCGTACGGCGCTGCGCGAGAAGACCACGCTGTCCGAGGCCGAGGTGGCCGAGATCGGCGCGACGCTGGGGCGGATGGATGGCGGCAGTCCATGGGTCAGCCGGACGCTGACGCTGATCGGCGAACAGCCGGGCGGTGCGGCTCAGGAATTGGCCGCGCTGCTCGAGGTCGACAAGGTCAAGTTCAAGAACAATGTGCGGCGGCTCAAGGCGCTCGGGCTGACCGAAAGCCTTGCCGTGGGTTATGATCTGTCGCCGCGCGGAAAAGCCTGGCTGACGCGCAGCGGAGCTACTGCCAGCGCTTGAAGGTCTTCAGGTGGTCGAGGGTTTTCACCACGGACATGGTGAGCTTTTCGATGCTGTCGGTGACGGGCAGGACCTGGACGTTTTCGGTCTCGGGGTCTGGGGCTTCGAGGGTAGCGAACTGGCTGTCGAGCAGGCTGGGCGGCATGTATTCGTGCTTCCGCCTGGCCATGCGCTCGGCGATGACGGCCTTGTCGCCATGCAGGTAGACAAAGAGGATGGGCTCGCCGGCCTGTTCGATCAGATAGTCGCGATAGGCGCGTTTGAGGGCCGAGCAGGCGCCAACGGCGGCGTCCTTGCGGTCGGCGGCTTCATGCAGGGCCTGCGCGAGGCGTTCGAGCCAGGGCCAGCGATCTTCGTCGGTGAGGGGCGTGCCGGCGCGCATCTTTTCGACATTGGCCTCGGGGTGATAGCCGTCGCCGTCGAGGAAGGGCACATGCAGGCGCCGGGCAATGGACTGGCCCACGGTCGACTTGCCCGAGGAGCTGACGCCCATGACGATGATGATGCGGGCCGGTTCAGACCGTCGCGGTGAAGGCGCCGTCGACATAGAGGATGTGTCCATTCACAAATCTTGAGGCTTCGGAAGCGAGGAAGACGGCCGCGCCGCCCAGTTCCTCGGGCTGGCCCCAGCGTCCCATGGGGGTGCGGGCTTCGATCCAGCTATTGAATTTGTCGTCCTTGAGCAAGGCGTCGTTGAGCTCGGTGGCAAAGTAGCCCGGCGCTATGCCGTTGACGTTGAGGCCGTGGCGCGCCCAGTCGACGGCCATGCCGCGGGTGATATTGGCCACGGCGGCCTTGGTGGCGGCATAGGGAGCGACCGAAGGGCGGGAGAGTTCGGAGAGCAGCGAGCAGATGTTGATGATCTTGCCGGAGCCACGGGAGATCATGTGGCGGGCGACGGGCTGGCTGACGTTGAAGAC includes these proteins:
- a CDS encoding carbohydrate ABC transporter permease, producing MRRLDIGGLILTLITVVCAVLWAFPIYWGVITSLKPESQVISKTVEFLPRTWTIDAYWHVLVNTMIGRWYINSLVTSIGVTVLTLVTSALTAYALSQLRFPGRNVIWYLILASFMVPISALIINHYVLMAQFSLINSWFGVILPQLLHPVVIIVYKNFFDSVPKEYREAAKMDSASEWRIFSRIYLPMNWGITTALAIVTFIGAWNNFMWPFLAVSKPEMMNVAVGITQVNDAFGVQYARELAGAIMAALLVAVLYLIFQKRVTQAIMLSAGVKG
- the opgC gene encoding OpgC domain-containing protein produces the protein MRYLQLDGLRGLMLISMMLSHLGSQLPLGITHGLVFKSALLNDAASAFVFLSGLTVGLVYTRGWIDPAHTHRKSALFSRALLVFRHHAMLVILVTIIATLALHGDKPLWIFERYGNAPLLFGVLSMLMLAGGWCLDILPMYVLFLLLTPAALSAITSGQRWLVIALVALAWLAGQAGLLEWTWDSLEIAFQLDARQIDLGLHLNRLSWSALYFSGLLFGAAYVRGEFDLSVLRHPRFAPLLLLSILLIAGLMLVLTLYLRGVLTDHVAIFGWLISKHGLGFLALLNFLAAAFVTTWLLVVGPTSPYRTMQVLGVALDRLLRWGPLVLIGQHSLSVFTFHIATVYIFYLLVDPQVLEPWSANAILLLGVLSLGIPALVARHLRQRKRSLASPQPLSQPS
- a CDS encoding RidA family protein, with the translated sequence MSVASTIPPRPLGLVTRVCHKADDKTIIAQRFCTGGEMIERVETGIAPSSAPINDAVKADKHLWLVAIAEDPVSGEIVGGGIEAQARRCIENLEIACKAAGGSLRNLVMVQIFLVDRADAAGMNAVYREFFTEQPFPVRATVVVKELLAEGLLIEMTATAVLD
- a CDS encoding RluA family pseudouridine synthase — translated: MSGPMPTLKDYFPPLEPYLNVLHVDDDILVVDKQSGLLSVPGKDPSLWDCVEHRARQTWPTAGMCHRLDKDTSGVLVLALNKRAHGRIGSQFEHRKTTKAYIARVAGIIEADTGLVDLPLATDWENKPRQRVDHENGRPSQTEWTVLEREANATRVRLHPLTGRTHQLRVHMKAIGHVILGDAFYADPETFAAADRLQLHAAELGLTHPTTNEFMTFIAPTPF
- a CDS encoding CsbD family protein — protein: MHKDQVEGAGKQVKGAVKDAAGGLTGNERLQAEGKLDKAEGKLQQKVGDVKDKARDSLKH
- a CDS encoding methylated-DNA--[protein]-cysteine S-methyltransferase encodes the protein METAIFNTALGEFGIGWTDAGIARLQLPGMERDALLERINRDGAQGGWPTRAVEAMINRIEDYAEGAEADFADVALDLTGVSEFHRRAYDLLVQIGWGETTTYGAMARQLGDVGLSRAVGAAMGANPVPLIIPCHRVLASDGKPGGFSAPGGAESKMRMLALEGVRIGTPAGQMTFGF
- a CDS encoding CHAD domain-containing protein; its protein translation is MAFAFRQQGGIGEQVRKIARKQIERALEECDAQDADFDRTVHGLRRRCKRLRGLVQLIAPHFKKSKAEDKAFRDAAKGLAGTRDATVMVETFAALVEHDRGHGGIIEHDGRMLDWLKDQVGTPPDADEQADILQAFAKVFRKARKRARDWDISGHGFARIGDGLEQTYRQMRRDMAAAQDEGTAETMHEWRKQVKYHWHHVSLFQNTAPDLLTPRRQVLDKLGEYLGDHHNLAVLGDLLRQHEEAASKSDLILVRKAIAERQAGLAKDAFALGRQLTAEKPGTLRERFAQYWLLLPKKD
- a CDS encoding CYTH domain-containing protein, whose translation is MAQEIERKFLVSSDGWKRGVASSELLRQGYLSSNAKATVRVRTKDDAEAYVTIKGATSGMSRAEYEYAVPVDDAREMLVMAAPHVVEKRRHIVPFGGLTWEVDVFEGRHAGLVMAEVELEAEDQAVELPEWIGREVTEDDRYFNASLSRADGPPD
- a CDS encoding SDR family oxidoreductase, yielding MSKDFDGKVAFVTGGASGIGEAVSKQLAARGAKVVVADLKLDAAEKTVAEIKAAGGEAAAVAVDVSKIDQVEKAVQFTVDTFGKLDVAVNNAGIGGKAAKAGDYTFEDWQKVIDVNLNSVFYSMKYELAAMQKSGGGAIVNMASILGTNGFANAPAYVAAKHGVVGLTKAAAIDYAKEGIRVTAVGPGFIETPLLGSATQKEVFDGLKALHPVGRLGQPDEVAALTLFLLSDAASFITGSYHLVDGGYAAQ
- a CDS encoding gluconokinase, with translation MSTAPSPRRSEPARIIIVMGVSSSGKSTVGQSIARRLHVPFLDGDGYHPEANVEKMRAGTPLTDEDRWPWLERLAQALHEAADRKDAAVGACSALKRAYRDYLIEQAGEPILFVYLHGDKAVIAERMARRKHEYMPPSLLDSQFATLEAPDPETENVQVLPVTDSIEKLTMSVVKTLDHLKTFKRWQ